The Methanothrix soehngenii GP6 genome has a window encoding:
- a CDS encoding 30S ribosomal protein S6e, which yields MDFRVVVSDPKSGKAYQVELKDPGAGKLLGKHIGDKIEGDILGMPGYSMQVTGGSDREGFPMRADLPGTKRRKILLSTGTGYHPVAEGKKKRKSIHGRDISPDVGQINVKVVESGAKSLEELLGKAPKEEKAE from the coding sequence ATGGATTTTAGAGTTGTAGTCTCAGATCCCAAGAGCGGAAAAGCCTATCAGGTAGAGCTTAAGGATCCGGGAGCAGGCAAGCTTCTGGGGAAGCATATCGGCGACAAGATAGAAGGAGATATATTGGGCATGCCAGGATACTCGATGCAGGTCACAGGCGGCAGCGATCGCGAGGGATTTCCCATGCGCGCAGACCTGCCGGGCACCAAGAGAAGGAAGATCCTCCTCTCCACTGGAACTGGCTATCATCCCGTTGCTGAAGGGAAAAAGAAGAGGAAGAGCATCCACGGAAGGGATATCTCTCCTGATGTCGGCCAGATAAATGTCAAGGTAGTGGAGTCGGGAGCCAAATCCCTGGAGGAGCTGCTCGGCAAGGCTCCCAAAGAAGAGAAGGCAGAATAG
- a CDS encoding geranylgeranyl reductase family protein, whose translation MREDIQLAVVGAGPAGSTAALVAARELDVVLIDRKSEIGSPVQCGGFLPEAWELEALLPRAGLPDALREIPEHCILHRTQLQRIYSPSGKSKEFAVAGRVIDRRAFDRHLASQAARAGARILPATRATLVEGGLELSGHYAGRLRPQMIIGADGPSSIVSRYMGNPAQEVGICQEYEMTDVDIDSDAAEMFFSARYAPGGYAWIIPLGPDRANVGVGVRASYLSGQRLSDVLQRFVQDHPQASKKLASGEVLAVMRGLVPAGGTVGSIQKGNMILAGDAAGHVLATSGGGIPLAVVAGRIAGQSAIDHLQSGTPLQEYLSSIGQEFGRELDRSVQIRKMVDVAMRSDRLINALFAALSPEQMKSVMRAQIPSPLRSRHWADGDRSDKE comes from the coding sequence ATGAGAGAAGATATACAGCTGGCAGTGGTGGGTGCGGGGCCTGCGGGGAGCACCGCTGCCCTTGTAGCGGCCCGAGAGCTGGATGTGGTGCTCATCGATAGGAAGAGCGAGATAGGTAGCCCCGTCCAGTGCGGCGGATTTCTTCCGGAGGCCTGGGAGCTGGAGGCTCTGCTGCCTCGCGCCGGGCTCCCGGATGCCTTAAGGGAGATTCCCGAGCATTGCATATTGCATCGTACCCAGTTGCAGCGGATCTATTCTCCTTCGGGCAAGAGCAAAGAGTTTGCTGTCGCGGGGAGGGTTATAGACCGACGGGCCTTCGATCGCCATCTTGCCTCCCAAGCCGCTCGCGCCGGTGCCAGGATCCTTCCCGCCACCCGGGCGACGTTGGTGGAAGGCGGCCTGGAGCTCTCCGGCCATTATGCTGGGAGGCTCCGTCCTCAAATGATAATAGGTGCGGATGGCCCCAGCTCCATCGTCTCCCGCTATATGGGGAACCCCGCCCAGGAGGTGGGCATATGCCAAGAGTACGAGATGACTGATGTGGATATCGATAGCGATGCGGCAGAGATGTTCTTCTCGGCGAGATACGCTCCCGGCGGCTATGCCTGGATAATTCCCCTGGGCCCGGATAGAGCCAATGTGGGGGTGGGGGTGCGCGCATCTTACCTATCCGGCCAGAGGCTTTCCGACGTTCTGCAGCGATTTGTGCAGGATCATCCTCAGGCCTCGAAGAAGCTGGCCTCGGGCGAGGTGCTGGCGGTGATGCGCGGCCTGGTTCCCGCGGGCGGAACTGTAGGTTCGATCCAGAAGGGCAATATGATCCTGGCGGGGGATGCTGCCGGACACGTGCTGGCCACCAGCGGGGGAGGCATACCCCTTGCCGTGGTGGCGGGGAGGATCGCCGGCCAGTCTGCCATTGATCATCTGCAGTCGGGGACGCCTCTACAGGAGTATCTATCGAGCATTGGCCAGGAGTTCGGCCGGGAGCTGGACAGGTCGGTGCAGATCAGGAAGATGGTGGATGTAGCCATGAGGAGCGACCGGCTCATCAATGCCCTTTTTGCCGCCCTGAGCCCTGAGCAGATGAAATCGGTGATGCGCGCGCAGATACCATCGCCTCTCCGATCGCGCCATTGGGCTGATGGCGATCGGAGCGATAAAGAATAA
- a CDS encoding sodium:solute symporter family protein, producing MDAYSLFLVFLAIYIAILLGIGLYFSRRQRSETDFWLAGRELGPISIGLAAASAWTTASALLLATGLFLLYGIGSIWIWVFPNIAGLAIIAAISGRIKNIPALTQPELMEIRYDPMIRAPVAIAVTIMMILFSVTDFIGFKMVLGTFFGIEPIFAIAIMAVSVALYVGVGGFRAVVWTDMIQYILLAGLAAYVAHMALGLSANEGVSLIAASTMLGADWWDIFSMGGILGALVFIVALVPGWVAEQDPWQKVWAARDDRSAKRGLLLGATLLVLIYSFCLLAAIGLSVIYPRPGNEMEAEMLYLRIISDNVPGWLLGLLTIGFAAASMSCTDTFATSGASCLSRDLIQRHLWPTATVKEMLILNRILIVIMVFISALIALNVDSIMDAVIIATVIGTTSYFFPIIGGLYWKRATKWGAMAALVAGGGTQILLVSYEQFWLKAPLDSISPYLVEHGVLVGLSLSALFFVGVSLATRQAEDIRLAPFFTDIAERVFQGDLPRVDRTNPDYLKIASDIEEKLAGDRIHLRLTIEYSRAHEEAGHQLLMWKPFIEKLQERHPVWFTPTGSHVAYRLSQADMQACIKMVHGTSRQIWLNSEPRLEEGDRQRDELVIAYLEIGEVLLELGLQASPRT from the coding sequence ATGGATGCCTATTCATTGTTCCTGGTATTCCTGGCAATTTACATAGCGATCTTGCTTGGAATCGGCCTGTATTTCTCCCGCAGGCAGAGGTCGGAGACCGACTTCTGGTTGGCGGGACGAGAGCTGGGACCAATCAGCATAGGACTTGCTGCTGCTTCAGCATGGACCACGGCCAGCGCGCTGCTCTTGGCCACAGGGCTTTTCCTCCTCTATGGCATTGGCTCGATCTGGATCTGGGTATTCCCGAATATCGCTGGCCTGGCCATCATCGCCGCCATATCGGGAAGAATCAAGAATATACCTGCTCTGACCCAGCCCGAGCTCATGGAGATAAGGTACGACCCAATGATCAGAGCACCTGTGGCCATCGCTGTGACCATTATGATGATACTCTTCTCGGTTACCGATTTCATCGGCTTTAAAATGGTGTTGGGGACCTTCTTCGGCATAGAGCCCATCTTCGCCATTGCCATCATGGCCGTCTCTGTAGCCCTTTATGTCGGTGTGGGCGGCTTTCGGGCGGTGGTCTGGACGGACATGATACAGTATATACTGCTGGCCGGCCTTGCCGCCTATGTTGCCCATATGGCTCTAGGCCTGTCTGCGAATGAGGGGGTCTCCCTCATCGCTGCATCCACAATGCTGGGCGCCGACTGGTGGGATATCTTCTCCATGGGCGGAATATTGGGTGCCCTGGTTTTCATAGTGGCTCTGGTGCCCGGCTGGGTGGCAGAACAGGATCCCTGGCAGAAGGTCTGGGCAGCTCGCGATGATCGCTCCGCGAAAAGAGGGCTTCTGCTTGGCGCCACCCTGTTGGTCCTGATATATTCTTTCTGCCTTCTCGCTGCCATAGGCCTCTCGGTGATCTATCCCCGGCCAGGGAATGAGATGGAAGCGGAGATGCTTTATCTCCGGATCATAAGCGATAACGTTCCTGGATGGCTCTTAGGCCTCCTGACCATTGGCTTTGCTGCGGCATCCATGTCCTGCACGGATACGTTCGCCACTTCGGGGGCATCATGCCTCTCCCGAGACCTGATCCAGCGGCACCTCTGGCCAACAGCCACGGTGAAAGAGATGCTGATTCTGAACAGGATTCTGATTGTGATCATGGTCTTCATATCCGCACTCATCGCTCTGAATGTGGACAGCATCATGGATGCGGTGATCATCGCCACGGTCATCGGCACTACATCTTACTTCTTTCCTATTATCGGGGGGCTTTACTGGAAACGGGCTACGAAGTGGGGGGCTATGGCGGCCCTGGTGGCGGGCGGGGGAACCCAGATCCTTCTCGTATCCTATGAGCAGTTCTGGCTGAAGGCGCCATTAGACAGCATCTCCCCCTATCTGGTTGAGCACGGCGTCCTGGTCGGCTTATCTTTGAGCGCCCTCTTCTTCGTGGGGGTGTCATTGGCCACCCGGCAGGCGGAGGATATCCGCCTCGCGCCATTCTTTACCGATATCGCAGAGCGGGTCTTCCAGGGCGATCTTCCCCGAGTGGACAGGACAAACCCTGACTATTTGAAAATAGCATCGGATATCGAAGAGAAGCTGGCAGGAGATCGCATTCATCTCAGACTGACCATTGAGTACTCCAGGGCCCATGAAGAGGCAGGGCATCAATTGCTGATGTGGAAGCCCTTTATAGAGAAGCTTCAAGAGAGGCATCCCGTCTGGTTCACTCCCACCGGGAGCCATGTCGCCTACCGCCTCAGCCAGGCTGATATGCAGGCCTGCATCAAGATGGTGCATGGCACCTCCCGGCAGATCTGGCTCAATTCAGAGCCGAGGCTGGAGGAAGGCGACCGCCAGAGGGATGAGCTGGTCATTGCCTATCTGGAGATAGGAGAGGTCTTGCTGGAGCTTGGCTTGCAAGCATCACCAAGGACATGA
- the ilvD gene encoding dihydroxy-acid dehydratase → MRSDVTKVGRERAPHRALLKATGLCDEEIRRPFIGVVNSSNDFIPGHIHLDRLGEAVKAGILSAGGVPFEFQTIGVCDGIAMGHKGMRYSLPSRELIEDTIEIMAESHQLDGLVMIPTCDKIVPGHIMAAGRLDLPTIVVTGGPMMPGFACDKELDLINVFEEWQKGGETLDALEDMACPGAGSCAGLFTANTMACLTEAMGLSLPGCATAHAVDARKIRLAKLSGMKIMELVEKGITARQIVTAASLDNAIRVDMAIGGSTNTVLHLMAIAAEFGLDLDIERFDQLSRETPHLVNLRPGGPHHIIDLERAGGVPAVMSALRSRLDLDALTVTGQRVGENLDSFKLINPLTNSRVISTISSPVHAEGGIAILFGSLSPEGSVVKQTAVSPSMLVHSGPAVVYDSEEASMAGIVGGEVKPGDVVVIRYEGPKGGPGMREALAPTSAIAGAGMSESVALITDGRFSGGTRGPCIGHVSPEAAVGGPIALVRPGDMISINIPARKLDLLVDPAELERRRGEWRMPDMPENAIKTGVLARYRKSVTSASMGSVLR, encoded by the coding sequence ATGAGAAGCGATGTCACCAAGGTAGGCAGAGAGAGAGCGCCTCATCGGGCTCTTCTCAAAGCTACCGGCCTGTGCGATGAGGAGATTCGTCGTCCCTTCATCGGCGTTGTGAACTCCAGTAACGATTTCATACCCGGCCACATTCATCTCGATCGACTGGGGGAAGCGGTTAAAGCAGGTATCCTCTCTGCCGGAGGAGTTCCATTTGAATTCCAGACCATCGGGGTCTGCGATGGCATAGCCATGGGCCACAAAGGAATGAGATATTCTCTGCCCAGTCGCGAGCTGATCGAGGACACCATTGAGATCATGGCCGAGTCCCATCAGCTCGACGGCCTGGTGATGATCCCCACCTGCGATAAGATCGTGCCCGGACATATCATGGCTGCGGGGAGGCTGGACCTGCCCACCATCGTGGTCACGGGCGGTCCGATGATGCCCGGCTTCGCCTGCGACAAGGAGCTTGACCTGATCAATGTCTTCGAGGAATGGCAGAAAGGGGGCGAGACCCTGGATGCCCTGGAGGATATGGCATGTCCTGGCGCAGGCTCCTGTGCCGGCCTATTTACCGCCAATACCATGGCCTGCCTCACCGAGGCCATGGGCCTCTCCCTGCCCGGATGCGCTACCGCCCATGCGGTCGATGCGCGAAAGATCCGTCTTGCTAAGCTCTCTGGAATGAAGATCATGGAGCTGGTGGAAAAGGGCATAACCGCCCGCCAGATAGTCACAGCAGCCTCTCTGGATAACGCCATCCGGGTGGACATGGCCATTGGAGGATCGACGAACACAGTTCTGCACCTGATGGCGATCGCAGCGGAGTTTGGCCTGGACCTCGATATCGAGCGCTTCGATCAGCTCAGCCGCGAGACGCCCCATCTGGTCAACCTCAGGCCGGGCGGGCCTCACCACATCATCGACCTGGAGAGGGCAGGAGGGGTTCCGGCCGTCATGAGCGCCCTTCGCTCTCGACTGGACCTGGATGCCCTGACCGTTACCGGCCAGAGGGTGGGCGAGAACCTGGACTCATTCAAATTGATCAACCCCCTCACCAACTCCCGGGTCATAAGCACTATCAGCTCACCTGTGCATGCCGAAGGGGGCATAGCCATACTCTTTGGCAGCCTGTCCCCGGAGGGATCCGTGGTCAAGCAGACCGCAGTATCCCCATCCATGCTCGTCCATTCCGGCCCGGCAGTGGTCTATGATAGCGAAGAGGCTTCTATGGCCGGCATAGTAGGAGGAGAGGTAAAGCCCGGAGATGTGGTGGTGATAAGATACGAGGGGCCCAAAGGAGGTCCAGGAATGCGAGAGGCTCTGGCGCCCACCTCTGCCATCGCTGGGGCAGGGATGAGCGAATCCGTCGCCCTGATAACCGATGGCCGGTTCAGCGGAGGCACCAGAGGCCCCTGCATCGGCCATGTCTCTCCTGAGGCAGCAGTAGGCGGTCCCATCGCTCTAGTCCGGCCTGGTGATATGATCAGCATAAATATCCCTGCTCGCAAGCTCGATCTGCTGGTGGACCCCGCGGAGCTGGAGCGGAGGAGAGGCGAATGGAGGATGCCAGATATGCCGGAGAACGCCATAAAGACCGGAGTTCTGGCGCGTTACAGGAAGTCGGTGACCTCGGCCAGCATGGGCAGCGTACTCAGATGA
- the thpR gene encoding RNA 2',3'-cyclic phosphodiesterase has translation MTGIRCFVAVDLPEEMREKVGPLQSKIATEGLRLVRPDLVHVTIKFLGDVPAEKVERVKKALAAVRAAPFTARLVGLGAFPGRSVRVVWLGLEGDFSQLSAEVEAATKSLGFPPEERGFTPHVTIGRVGRPNAGTSRELLAKIGLQSTVDLGSFTVEEFYLKKSTLTPGGPIYEDLAEFPL, from the coding sequence ATGACGGGAATCAGGTGCTTCGTAGCGGTGGATCTCCCAGAGGAGATGCGCGAAAAGGTCGGACCACTGCAGAGCAAGATAGCCACGGAGGGCTTGCGGCTGGTCCGGCCGGATCTGGTCCATGTCACCATCAAGTTCCTGGGGGATGTGCCCGCGGAAAAAGTGGAGAGGGTCAAAAAGGCTCTGGCTGCGGTCAGGGCGGCCCCCTTCACCGCCCGCTTAGTGGGTTTGGGCGCATTTCCCGGAAGATCGGTGCGCGTGGTCTGGCTGGGCCTGGAAGGGGACTTCTCCCAGTTATCAGCTGAGGTGGAAGCAGCCACAAAATCCCTGGGATTTCCCCCGGAGGAGCGGGGCTTCACCCCCCATGTGACAATAGGAAGGGTGGGCAGGCCCAATGCCGGGACCAGCCGGGAGCTTCTGGCGAAGATCGGCCTGCAGTCTACAGTGGACCTGGGAAGCTTCACTGTAGAGGAATTCTATCTCAAAAAGAGCACACTGACCCCCGGAGGACCCATCTACGAAGACCTGGCAGAGTTCCCTCTCTGA
- the cca gene encoding CCA tRNA nucleotidyltransferase, with protein MLSQVRPSPKERERLRLISREIIAKIERLAEERGMVLQAMLVGSAARDTWLAQDHDLDIFLGVPENSDLSEAMELARLVAPEHEERYAEHPYVHARVDGFEVDLVPCYLVDDASRLKSAVDRTPFHTRYIKGKIAGLEDDVLLLKQFLKGIGVYGSELKTGGFSGYLVELLVILYRSFPDVLRAASHWRPDTVLDLEGEGKKLHDEPLTVVDPVDPNRNVAAALTLDKMLLFSAASRSFLDRPSLEFFFPREDEPLSDEEAQARMDARGTMPLILQFQAPDVVEDVLYPQMRKAEESIRALLTRKGFLILRSDVLAYRDRAVMLFEMEGWELSRACRRTGPPVWEAEHVARFLAVHPHPLSGPYIKEGRVVVEESRKHNCARDLLAAELEGLSLGKHLSEAIRRGHKIYAGQEILEIRDREFRIFLAQYLDARAPIY; from the coding sequence GTGCTGAGCCAGGTCCGGCCCAGCCCGAAAGAGAGAGAGAGGCTTCGTCTTATCTCCAGGGAGATCATAGCAAAAATCGAGCGTCTGGCAGAAGAGAGAGGCATGGTCCTCCAGGCCATGCTGGTGGGCTCGGCGGCCAGAGACACCTGGCTGGCCCAGGATCATGATCTGGACATTTTTTTGGGTGTGCCGGAGAATAGCGACCTGAGCGAAGCCATGGAACTGGCCAGGCTGGTTGCCCCGGAGCACGAGGAGAGGTACGCCGAGCATCCATATGTCCATGCTCGGGTGGATGGCTTCGAGGTGGATCTGGTTCCCTGCTATCTGGTCGATGATGCCAGCCGGCTGAAGTCCGCGGTGGACAGAACCCCATTTCATACCAGATATATCAAGGGCAAGATCGCCGGCCTGGAGGATGATGTCCTCCTTTTGAAGCAGTTTCTCAAGGGAATAGGGGTCTACGGCTCAGAATTGAAGACGGGCGGCTTTTCCGGCTACCTGGTGGAGCTGCTGGTGATACTCTATCGCTCTTTTCCCGATGTTCTCCGGGCCGCCTCTCACTGGAGGCCCGATACCGTCCTGGACCTGGAGGGAGAGGGAAAGAAGCTGCATGATGAGCCTCTGACGGTGGTGGATCCCGTGGACCCCAACCGGAACGTGGCCGCGGCGCTGACCCTGGACAAGATGCTCCTTTTCAGTGCCGCATCCCGCTCGTTTCTCGACCGGCCCAGCCTGGAGTTCTTCTTCCCCCGCGAAGATGAGCCTCTCTCCGATGAGGAGGCTCAAGCCAGGATGGATGCGCGAGGGACAATGCCCCTCATTCTCCAGTTTCAGGCCCCGGACGTGGTTGAGGATGTCCTCTACCCCCAGATGCGCAAAGCGGAAGAATCCATCAGGGCGCTCTTGACTCGAAAAGGCTTTTTAATACTGCGCAGCGATGTCCTCGCCTATCGCGACAGGGCGGTGATGCTCTTTGAGATGGAGGGCTGGGAGCTCTCAAGAGCATGCCGCCGAACGGGCCCGCCCGTCTGGGAGGCGGAGCATGTGGCCCGCTTCCTGGCCGTCCATCCCCATCCCCTATCAGGACCTTACATCAAGGAGGGCAGAGTGGTGGTGGAAGAATCCCGCAAACACAATTGCGCTCGGGATCTCCTGGCAGCAGAGCTGGAGGGGCTGTCACTGGGAAAGCACCTCTCCGAGGCCATTCGCAGAGGACACAAGATATACGCCGGTCAGGAGATCCTGGAGATCAGGGATCGAGAGTTCAGGATATTCCTGGCCCAATACCTCGATGCTCGGGCCCCCATATATTGA
- a CDS encoding histone deacetylase family protein → MSEGKFALVYHPIYLLHDTDGHPERKERLTAILDRIESEGLDIECITPKPATIEQVESIHGRRYIDQVKAICERGGGHLDIDTILSKDSFDAALMAAGGAIAAVDAVIEGHRGAFALVRPPGHHAMPNRGMGFCVFNNVAIAARHAQSRDLEKVLIVDWDVHHGNGTNAIFYSDRSVLYFSTHQFPHYPGTGRMNDVGEDGAEGTNVNVPLPSGTGDEGYLMAYREILKPIAIEFSPDIVLVSAGQDPHKDDPLGGMGLTASGFAAIAGVVKEVADICSNGRVAAVLEGGYNLFAQAEAIVAQIRAFQGDVPDIHGFDPKVARRIDEIKNIQKAYWKCF, encoded by the coding sequence ATGAGTGAAGGGAAGTTCGCCCTGGTCTATCATCCCATCTATCTATTGCACGATACCGATGGACATCCTGAGAGAAAGGAACGCCTGACGGCGATCTTGGATAGAATCGAATCCGAAGGACTGGATATTGAGTGCATCACGCCGAAACCCGCGACGATCGAGCAGGTCGAATCAATACACGGGCGGAGGTATATCGATCAGGTGAAGGCCATATGCGAGCGGGGAGGCGGCCACCTCGATATCGATACCATCCTCTCCAAAGACTCTTTTGATGCCGCCCTCATGGCAGCGGGTGGCGCCATTGCTGCCGTGGATGCGGTGATTGAAGGCCATAGGGGAGCTTTTGCCCTGGTCAGGCCGCCCGGCCACCATGCCATGCCCAATCGCGGCATGGGCTTTTGCGTCTTCAATAATGTGGCCATAGCGGCAAGACATGCCCAGTCCAGGGATCTCGAGAAGGTTTTGATAGTGGATTGGGATGTTCACCATGGTAATGGGACCAATGCCATATTCTACTCCGATCGTTCGGTGCTGTATTTCTCCACCCACCAGTTTCCCCACTATCCGGGCACGGGCAGAATGAACGACGTCGGGGAGGATGGCGCAGAGGGGACTAATGTGAATGTGCCCCTGCCCTCGGGCACCGGGGACGAGGGCTATCTGATGGCCTACCGGGAGATATTAAAGCCAATAGCCATCGAGTTCTCTCCTGATATCGTCCTGGTCTCGGCAGGCCAGGATCCGCATAAGGATGATCCTCTGGGCGGGATGGGCCTGACAGCCAGCGGATTTGCCGCCATCGCCGGAGTGGTTAAGGAGGTTGCGGATATCTGCTCAAACGGAAGGGTGGCAGCCGTCCTGGAGGGAGGCTACAACCTCTTCGCCCAGGCGGAGGCCATTGTGGCCCAGATAAGGGCTTTTCAGGGGGATGTTCCGGATATTCACGGATTCGACCCCAAGGTCGCTAGGCGGATCGATGAGATAAAGAACATCCAAAAGGCCTATTGGAAGTGCTTTTAG
- a CDS encoding S-layer protein domain-containing protein encodes MKKLAAITFTSMVLLLATAMAVGAADSVEIRGKVATGTDTWTADDFAGFYYDLDDDIKTEELTATVTEGNKLMEPDGVVYTTKVMADDFDYEAWGSYNVIGFMADKYFAGYIDTPDSVEDVLFEESDDENVLSDEQLLKILMDNDDERTVTSGTPLAMEEGYELSIAAIDIDGNKVYLELSKDGAVVDSKVISPSKDGATMKDKTYYYKKDIGDSKDVVIVAAHFKNAFRGAEQNLATIDGLWQLSDNPRDVSENTEYDKMTIQTVTADSIMMNNEDNDITLSKNKDITLMPGVSIRTADADELRYYLYKEITEPGTYEIRGNVATDTFTWTADNFAGFYYDIDDNIKTEELVATISEGNKLLEPDGVVYTTKVMADDFEYEPWGSYNVIGFMAEKYFAGYIDTPDTTDDVLFEESDDENVLSDEQLLKILMDNDDERTVTSGTPLAMEEGYELSIAAIDIDGNKVYLELSKDGAVVDSKVISPSKDGATMKDKTYYYKKDIGDSKDVVIVAAHFKNAFRGAEQNLATIDGLWQLSDNPRDVSENTEYDKMTIQTVTADSITMDIEDNDITLSKNKDISLMPGVSIKTADADELRYYIYKEATIEGEEEVAEEETAVVTPVNDTEKVVEEAKEAVEEANKTVEEAEEVVEEAKEEVAEAEAHAEEAAEATANQTPGFGSIFALTGLLAVAYLVLSRRD; translated from the coding sequence ATGAAGAAATTGGCTGCAATTACATTTACATCGATGGTGCTATTACTGGCAACAGCGATGGCAGTAGGAGCGGCTGACAGTGTCGAGATTCGCGGGAAGGTCGCCACAGGGACCGACACCTGGACCGCGGACGACTTTGCCGGCTTCTACTACGATCTTGATGACGACATCAAGACCGAGGAACTGACAGCAACCGTGACCGAGGGCAATAAGCTCATGGAGCCTGATGGCGTCGTATACACCACCAAGGTCATGGCAGACGACTTCGACTATGAGGCCTGGGGATCCTACAATGTCATCGGCTTTATGGCCGACAAGTACTTTGCAGGATACATAGACACCCCAGATTCGGTTGAAGATGTACTCTTCGAGGAGTCCGACGACGAGAATGTTCTCTCCGATGAGCAGCTTCTCAAGATCCTGATGGACAACGACGATGAGAGAACGGTCACCTCCGGCACACCTCTGGCTATGGAAGAGGGCTATGAGCTGTCCATTGCAGCCATCGATATCGATGGTAACAAGGTCTATCTCGAGCTCTCCAAGGACGGAGCTGTTGTGGACAGCAAGGTCATCTCCCCATCCAAAGATGGCGCCACAATGAAGGACAAGACCTACTACTACAAGAAGGATATCGGCGACTCCAAGGATGTAGTCATCGTCGCTGCTCACTTCAAGAATGCCTTCCGTGGTGCCGAGCAGAACCTGGCAACCATAGATGGACTGTGGCAGCTCTCTGACAACCCAAGGGATGTCTCTGAGAACACCGAGTACGACAAGATGACCATCCAGACGGTCACCGCCGACAGCATCATGATGAACAATGAGGACAACGATATCACCCTTAGCAAGAACAAGGATATCACCCTCATGCCTGGCGTCTCCATCAGGACCGCTGATGCCGATGAGCTCAGATACTACCTCTACAAGGAGATCACCGAGCCAGGAACCTATGAGATCAGGGGCAATGTGGCCACTGATACCTTCACCTGGACTGCCGACAACTTCGCTGGATTCTACTACGATATCGATGACAACATCAAGACCGAAGAACTGGTCGCAACCATATCCGAGGGCAATAAGCTCCTTGAGCCTGATGGCGTAGTATATACCACCAAGGTCATGGCAGACGACTTCGAATATGAGCCATGGGGATCCTACAACGTCATTGGCTTCATGGCCGAGAAGTACTTTGCCGGATACATAGACACCCCAGATACCACTGATGATGTCCTCTTCGAGGAGTCCGACGACGAGAATGTTCTCTCCGATGAGCAGCTTCTCAAGATCCTGATGGACAACGACGATGAGAGAACGGTCACCTCCGGCACACCTCTGGCTATGGAAGAGGGCTATGAGCTGTCCATTGCAGCCATCGATATCGATGGTAACAAGGTCTATCTCGAGCTCTCCAAGGACGGAGCTGTTGTGGACAGCAAGGTCATCTCCCCATCCAAAGATGGCGCCACAATGAAGGACAAGACCTACTACTACAAGAAGGATATCGGCGACTCCAAGGATGTAGTCATCGTCGCTGCTCACTTCAAGAATGCCTTCCGTGGTGCCGAGCAGAACCTGGCAACCATAGATGGACTGTGGCAGCTCTCTGACAACCCAAGGGATGTCTCTGAGAACACCGAGTACGATAAGATGACCATCCAGACGGTCACCGCCGACTCCATCACCATGGATATTGAGGATAACGATATCACCCTCAGCAAGAACAAGGATATCAGCCTCATGCCTGGCGTCTCCATCAAGACCGCCGATGCCGATGAGCTCAGATACTACATCTACAAGGAAGCAACCATCGAGGGAGAGGAAGAAGTAGCAGAGGAGGAGACCGCTGTAGTCACTCCTGTCAATGATACCGAGAAGGTTGTAGAAGAGGCTAAGGAAGCCGTCGAGGAAGCCAACAAGACGGTAGAGGAAGCTGAGGAAGTAGTTGAAGAGGCCAAAGAAGAGGTAGCTGAAGCTGAAGCCCATGCTGAGGAAGCTGCAGAGGCAACCGCTAACCAGACACCTGGATTTGGCAGCATCTTCGCCCTGACTGGCCTTCTGGCAGTCGCTTACCTCGTCCTGAGCAGGAGAGACTGA